AGTGAGTTCTGTTCACGTTTCCCGGGGTAATCGATTAAGCCACGCAGGCCGGGCGGATCCGGACGTGTAAGGGCGGCGAGGGAAGCGGTCGGAACGGAACGCGTGTGAATGTGTCAGCGGCATACGATTCCGCTTCCGGGCTCCCGCCCCGGCCGTCTCTGCACCGGCTGTCCCTGCGCCGGCCCCCGTGCGAGCCGGCGTCCCCGCACACCGGAGCCGCCCCGCACACCGGGCGGTGTACGGGGCGGCAGCGGCGGGGTCCCGGGCCGGGCGGGGCCGGGGCCGAAGGGCTCAGAGGCGCTCGGGGGTGCGGATGCCGAGCAGCCGCATGCCCTGGTGCAGGGTGCGGGCGGTGAGCTCGACGAGGAAGAGGCGGTTCTCGACGACCTCGGGCGCGTTCTCGTCGCTCAGCACCTGGCACTGGTCGTAGAACGTGGTGAGGTGCGAGGCCAGCTGGTAGAGGTACGCGGCCAGCTTGTGCGGCTCGTACCCCGCGGCGACCTCGGACAGCACCTCGCCGAACCCGTCCAGGTGCAGACCCAGCGCGCGCTCGGCGGGGGCCAGCTCCAGCTCCGGGTGCGCGGCGGGCTTCGCGTCGCCCGCCTTGCGCAGGATGGACCGGATCCGGGCGTAGGCGTACTGGAGGTAGACCGAGGTGTCGCCGTTGAGCGAGACCATCTGGTCCAGGTCGAACTTGTAGTCCCGTACCGCAGAGGTCGACAGGTCCGCGTACTTCACGGCGCCGACGCCGACGTACCGGCCGTTCTCGACGATCTCCTCCTCGGACAGGCCCACCTTCCCGGCCTTCTCCCGGACCACCGCGGTGGCCCGCTCGACCGCCTCGTCCAGCAGGTCCTGCAGCCGGACCGTGGTGCCCTCACGGGTCTTGAACGGCTTGCCGTCCTTGCCCAGGACCGTGCCGAAGGCCAGCTGGTGGGCGCGGACGTCCTCGTTCAGCCAGCCGGCCCGGCGGGCCGTCTCGAAGACCATCTTGAAGTGCAGCGACTGCCGGGCGTCCACCACGTACAGCAGGGTGTCGGCCTTGAGGTTCTGGACCCGGTCGCGGATCGCGGAGAGGTCGGTCGCGGCGTAGCCGTAACCGCCGTTCGTCTTCTTGACGATCAGCGGGACCTGGTTGCCGTCCGGGCCCTTCACGTCCTCGAAGAACACGCACAGCGCACCCTCGGAGCGGACGGCGACACCCGTCTCCTCCAGGATCCGGCAGGTCTCCTCCAGCATGTCGTTGTACCCGGACTCACCGACGATGTCGGGGTCGTCGATCTCCATGTCCAGCTTGTCGAAGACCGAGTAGAAGTAGATCTTCGACTCGTCGACGAAGCGCTGCCAGTGGGCCAGCGTCTCCGGGTCCCCGGCCTGGAGCGCCACCACCCGGTCCCGGGAGCGGGCCTTGAACTCCTCGTCGGAGTCGAACAGCGCACGGGAGGCCTTGTAGACGCGGTTCAGCGAGGACATCGCCGCCTCGCCGTCCGCCCCGCCGCCCTCGTGCTTCAGCTCGTCCGGGTGCTCGAAGAGGTACTGGATGAGCATGCCGAACTGCGTGCCCCAGTCGCCGATGTGGTGGCGCCGGACGACGTTCTCGCCGGTGAACTCCAGGATCTGGACCATCGCGTCCCCGATGACCGCGGACCGCAGGTGGCCGACGTGCATCTCCTTCGCGACGTTCGGCTGGGCGTAGTCGATGACCGTGGTGCCCGCGCCGGCGTTCACCGGCACACCGAGCCGGTCGCCGTCGGCGGCGCGCGCGGCGAGCGTCTCGACGATGGCCCGGTCGGCGAGCGTGATGTTGAGGAAGCCGGGGCCGGAGACCTCGACCTCCTTGATCAGCTCACCCGCCGGGAGGGCGGCCGTGACCTTCCCGGCCAGCTCGCGGGGGTTCCCCTTGAGCTTCTTGGCGAGCGCCAGGATGCCGTTGGCCTGGAAATCGGCCCGGTCGCTTCGGCGCAGCAGCGGGTCCGCGGTGCCGGCCTGGGGCAGTGCTGCCGTCAGGGCGTCCGCGAGCTGCTGCTGGAGCGTGGAAGCGAGGGAAGAGACCGAAGCCATGAGCCGGCTGCCGTTTCGGTAGAGGACAGGGAAGCAGGCCCCAGTATCCCACGGGGCGCCGAGGCCCCTGAAAGCCGTTTTCGCGGTAGCGGCGGCACCTGGGAGAATGGGGGTGCCCCTGGGCAGTGACCGGCGGGCCCCCGTACAAGCCCCGCACAAGAGAGAAGGACGGCCGACCGTGGCTTCGAGTCAGAGCAGCACCGAGACCGACTGGGTCTCCCGCTTCGCGGACGATGTCATCGCCGAATCGGAGCGACGTGCGCCTGGCAAACCGGTCGTCGTCGCCTCCGGCCTCTCCCCGTCGGGCCCGATCCACCTGGGCAACCTCCGCGAGGTCATGACCCCGCACCTGGTGGCCGACGAGATCCGCCGCCGTGGCCACACCGTGCGCCACCTCATCTCCTGGGACGACTACGACCGCTACCGCAAGGTGCCGAACGGCGTCGAGGGCGTGGACGGGTCCTGGGCCGAGCACATCGGCAAGCCGCTGACCTCGGTGCCCGCCCCGGCCGGCTCCGCGTACCCGAACTGGGCCGAGCACTTCAAGGCCGCCATGACGGCGGCACTGGACGAGCTGGGCGTGGAGTACGACGGCATCAGCCAGACCGAGCAGTACACCGCGGGCACCTACCGCGAGCAGATCCTGCACGCGATGAGGCACCGCGCCGCCATCGACGCCGTCCTGGACCGCTACCGCACCAAGAAGGACGGTGCGGCCGGGGCCAAGGGCGGCGGGAAGAAGCCCCAGCAGAAGAAGGCCGACGAGGCCGAGCTGGAGGCCGCCGAGGGCTCCGGCGCGGCGAGCGAGGACGACGGCGGCTCCGGCTCGGCCGGCTACTTCCCGTACAAGCCCTACTGCGGCAACTGCGAGAAGGACCTCACCGTCGTCACCTCCTACGACGACGACACGACCGAGCTGAACTACACCTGCTCGGCCTGCGGCTTCGCCGAGACGGTCCGTCTGAGCGAGTTCAACCGCGGCAAGCTGGTCTGGAAGGTCGACTGGCCGATGCGCTGGGCCTACGAGGGCGTGATCTTCGAGCCCAGCGGGGTGGACCACTCCTCGCCGGGCTCCTCCTTCGTCGTCGGCGGCCAGATCGTCCGCGAGGTCTTCGACGGCGTCCAGCCGATCGGCCCGATGTACGCCTTCGTCGGGATCTCCGGCATGGCGAAGATGTCCTCCAGCAAGGGCGGTGTGCCGACCCCGGCCGACGCCCTGAAGATCATGGAGGCGCCCCTGCTGCGCTGGCTGTATGCGCGCCGCAAGCCCAACCAGTCCTTCAAGATCGCCTTCGACCAGGAGATCCAGCGGCTCTACGACGAGTGGGACTCGCTGGCCCGCAAGGTCGCCGACGGCACGGTGCTCCCCGCCGACGCCGCCGCCTACTCCCGGGCCGTCGGCACGGCCGCCGGGGAGCTGCCCGCCACGCCGCGCCCGCTGCCGTACCGCACGCTGGCCTCGGTCGCCGACATCACCGCCGGAGCCGAGGACCAGACGCTGCGCATCCTCAGCGAGCTGGACCCGGAGAACCCGCTGGCCTCGCTCGACGAGGCCCGGCCCCGGCTGGACCGCGCCGAGAACTGGATCACCACCCAGGTCCCGGCGGACGCCCGCACCATCGTCCGCCAGGAGCCGGACAAGGAGCTGCTCGGCTCCCTGGACGAGAAGGGCCGCGAGTCGCTGCGTCTCCTGCTGGACGGCCTCGACTCGCACTGGTCGCTGGACGGGCTGACCACCCTCGTCTACGGCGTGCCGAAGGTGCTGGAGGGCCTGGAGCCGGACGCCAAGCCGACACCGGAGCTGAAGGCGGCCCAGCGGTCCTTCTTCGCCCTGCTCTACCGGCTGCTGGTCAGCCGGGACACCGGCCCCCGGCTGCCCACCCTGCTGCTCGCGGTGGGCGCGGACCGGGTCCGCACGCTGCTCGGGGCGTAAGGGCTCCGGCGCACATACGACCGGGCGGGCCGTTTCGCGGCCCGCCCGGTCGTATGTGCGCGGTGCGCTGTGCGTCCCGCCGCCGCTCAGGCGATGTGGTCGGCGGACATCTCGGTGTCGAAGCGCTGCTTGAAGCCCGGCAGCAGCCGCCGGAGCAGGGCGCCGCTGCGGGGGTGCCGGACGTCGTGGCCGTCGGCGAGGACGATGTCGAGCACCGCGACGCTCGGGTAGTCCTGGTGCTCCTGGGTGTAGGAGACGAACACCTCGTAGGCCTTCTCACCGAACTCGGCCTCGGCCGCCGCCCACTCGGCCTCCTTGCCGTCCTCGCGGTACGGCTGCACGGGCCCGTCCTGCTCGTCCTGCCCGCCCTGCTCGTCCACCGGGACCCGGATCCCCGGCGCCTGCGGCTGGGCCTGCTGGGCCTGGAGGGCTTGCTGGGCCTGCTGGGCCTGGGGCTCCGGGTGCGGGGCCTGGGCCTGCGGGTGCTCCGGGGGCCGCTGGTGGTCGGGGCGCTGCGGCTGCTGCCGGCCGGAGTGCTGCTCCCGCTGCGGGGCGGGGGCCTGTTCGTACGGCTGCTGCGCCTGCGCCCGGGCCTGTTCGTACGCCTGCTGGGCCTGCGCCTGTGCCTGGGCCCGCGCCAGCTCCTCCTGGGCCGCCCCCTCCTGCGGCTGTTCCGGGGAGCGGTGGAGCGGGGCGCCGCCGAGGGTGCCCACGTTGCCGAGCGGCCGGGTCCGCCCGTCGGCCCCGGTGGGCACCTGGACCGGCGCACGGTCCGGGTGCCCGGGGTACGCCGGGTCGTACATGCCCTCGTACGGGGCGTCCGGGGCGAGGGGCGGCGCGAACCAGGGGCTGCCCTCCACGTCGAGCGCGCCCTGCCGGGCCTGCTGCTGGGCCTGTTGGGGGTGACCCTGCTGAGGATGCTGCTGGAGCTGCTGCTGCGGGGACGGCTGTACCTGCTGGGGGAGCGGCAGTTGGTGCAGGGAGTGCTGCTCCGGAGCCACCACCTGCGGCTGTTCAGGGGCCTGCTGCTGTTCTGCCGTCTGGTGCTGCTCCGCCTGGTGCTGCTCCGGCGCCACCGCCTGCGGCTGTTCCACCGCCTGCGGCTGTTCCACCGTCTGCGGCTGTTCCGGCGTCGCCGTCTGCTGCGGGGCGTACGGCAGTTGGGGCTTCCCTCCGGCCTCCAGGGCCTGCGGCCCCCCGGCGGCACCCGCCGCCACCGTCGCCTCCCGCACGCCGTCCGCCGGGGCGGGCGGGAGCAGGGCCGGTTCGATGCCCGCGGCGGCGAGGCCCGCCGGGGCGGTCTCCGAGAGCGGGACGCCGTACCGCGCCAGACGCAGCGGCATCATCGACTCGATGGGGGCCTTGCGGCGCCAGTTGCGCCCGAAACGCGCCTGGAGGCGGGCCTGGTAGATCAGCCGCTCCTGTTCGAGCTTGATCACCTGCTCGTAGCTGCGCAGCTCCCACAGCTTCATCCGGCGCCACAGCTTGAAGGTGGGCACCGGGGAGAGCAGCCAGCGGGTGATGCGGACGCCCTCCATGTGCTTGTCGGCGGTGATGTCCGCGATGCGGCCCACGGCGTGGCGGGCCGCCTCGACGGCGACGACGAACAGCACGGGGATCACCGCGTGCATCCCGGTGCCCAGCGGGTCGGGCCACGCGGCGGCGCCGTTGAAGGCGATGGTGGCCGCCGTCAGCAGCCAGGCGGTCTGCCGCAGCATCGGGAACGGGATGCGCATCCACGTCAGGAGCAGGTCCAGCGCCAGCAGGACGCAGATGCCCGCGTCGATGCCGATCGGGAAGACCAGTGAGAACTGGCCGAACCCCTTCTCCTCGGCGAGTTCGCGCACGGCCGCGTACGAGCCCGCGAAACCGATCGCGGCGATGAGCACGGCACCGGCGACGACGACCCCGATGAGTACGCGGTGCGTGCGTGTGAGCTGCATGGCGGCCACGCGCGGTTCCCTCCCGAACTTCGACGTACCGGCCCCATTTCGGCAACCGGCGCGGGCACAGCCTGGCACATGTGTACGAGGGACATTGTCCGGGGAGGGGCCGAAGCCCGGTCCGCGGGGGCGGACCGGGCTTCGGGAAGCACGTTCGAACAGGGCTGCCGGGGGCCCGGAGCCCTCGAGGTCACGACTTGTCGTCAGCCTTGTCGTCGGCCTTCCCGGTGGACTTCTCGCCGGATCCGTCGGCCGGTTCGTCGGACGGCGCCTTCGAGGCCGTACCGGAGTCCCCGGTGTCCGCCGCATCCGCGCCCACCGCGGCGACGGCCTCCGCGGCCGCCTTCTGGGCGCCCTTGAGGATGTCGGAGGCGGACGGGGTCTTGGCACCCGCGTAACCGGCGCCGTTGTAGGTGAGGGTGACGACGACGTTGCCCGTACGGGCCACGACCGTGGCGTACTCGAAGTCCTCCTTCGTCTTCTCCAGGCCGTAGGTGACGACGGTGGCCTCCTCGCCGATCCCCGCGGCGGGCGCCGACTTCACCTTCTGGGCGTCCTCGGTGGCCTGCACCTTGCCGATCTGCTTGGTGTACTCGGCCGTCGCGCGGTCGGCGCCGCTGCCCAGGGCCTGGTCGGAGTCGAAGCGGGTGAAGCCGACGTCGAGCCAGCGGTACTGCGAGCCCTTGATGCCGTTGTCGTCGAGACCGTTCCACGAGCAGCTGCCGCGGGTCACGGTGTCACTGGACTTGCCGGCGGTGCCGCCCTTGTTCTTGGTCTTCGGGACCAGCGACTTGATCGTCTTCTTGCCGATCGAGGTGCAGGCGTCCGGCAGCGAGGCGAACTTCGCGGGCTCGACGGCCGGCTCCGTCGGCGAGGCACTCGCGGAGGCGGAGGAGTCCGAGGCTTTCTTGTCGTCGGAGTCCGACGAGCATCCGGCGGCGACGAGCATCACCGGGACGGCGGCGCAGGCGAGTATGCGGGACAGTCGCGGGGCTGATCGGTGCATGGTTCCTTCACTCGGACGGCACGGTGGTCTCGGTCGTGCGGGGCGGTCGGACGGTCGCGGGGTGCGGTGCGGCCGGGCGGGGCGTTCCGGGGCCCGCCCGGTGCTCCGGAGGGCCACCGTACGACGGACGGCGTCGGGATGCCGCCTCGCCGCCGGGCCCCGGGAACGCGGCGCACACCCCCGGGAGGGGCGGTTTCGGCCCGGGTCAGTCGCTGAGCGTCTCGGACAGTTTCCGGGCCAGGGCCTGCGCCTTCTGCTGCAGTTCCCTGCTGTCGGGGACCTCGGTGACGGCCGAGGGCTGCTCGGCGTACCGGATGGTCACGACGACGTTCGATGTGCGGAACACCACGCTCACGGTGCGGTGCCGCGTGGCGGATCCCGCCCGGGCCGGCCGGTCGTCCAGGAACGCGGCGTCCCCGATACCGCCGAGCAGCCTCGGCCGCAGGTCCTCGCCGTCCTGCGCGCCGCCGGTGTCCCCGCTCTCCCCGCTCTCCTCCGAAGAAGACCCGGAGGGGGACGAGGAAGGGGAGCCGGTGTCCGCCGGCGCGGAGGGCTGCCCGGAGGCGGACGCGGACGCCAGACCGGCGGCCTCCTCCTTCTTCCCGTACACCTCGCGGGCACGGTCGTCATCGCTGACCGACGGGTCGTACGACACCACGCGCTCGAAGTCGAGCGACAGGCTCCGGGCCCTGTCCGGTGCGTCGGACTTCCAGCGGCAGCCGACCTTGCGGTCGGTGTCGTAGGTCACGGCGGGCGTGCCCTCGTAGGCGTTCTCCTGCTGGTCCTCCGGCAGTTCGGCGATGCCCGGCAGGAGGTCATCGAGGGTGGCGCGCGGTACCGCGCGGCAGGAGGCCGGAAGCGTCCGGTACTTGCCGGGTGCCGCGGCCGTCACGGTGGGGCTGCCCGGCTTGCTGTCGGCGCCGGTCCCGCCGGAGCCGGATCCGGCGCTGCAGCCGGCGACGAGCGCTGCCAGCAGCGCGACACCGGGTACGTACGCCATGGGTCGCACGGTCCCAGGCTCCCTTCGGTACGGAAAACAGGTTGCCGCTCACGTGCGGCCGATGGACACAATGTGTATCGCACGCGCCGCTGTGAATGCCGGTCGGCCGACCTTTATGCCGACCTTGGCACCGGTATTGCGCTTTCAGACTTTTCCGGGGGAAACGAGGAGCTATGTCGTATGTAGAGGTGCCCGGGGCGAAGGTCCCGATCCGGATGTGGGCGGACCCCGCGTCCGTCGAGGACGGGGCGATGCAGCAGCTGCGGAACGTGGCCACGCTGCCGTGGATCAAGGGCCTCGCCGTGATGCCCGACGTCCACTACGGCAAGGGCGCGACCGTCGGGTCCGTCATCGCGATGCACGGCGCGGTCTGTCCGGCCGCGGTGGGCGTGGACATCGGCTGCGGGATGTCCGCGGTGAAGACCTCGCTGACCGCCGAGGACCTGCCGGGGGACCTGTCCCGGCTCCGCTCGAAGATCGAGCAGGCGATCCCGGTGGGCCGCGGGATGCACGACGACGCAGTGGACCCCGGAA
This DNA window, taken from Streptomyces nitrosporeus, encodes the following:
- the argS gene encoding arginine--tRNA ligase — protein: MASVSSLASTLQQQLADALTAALPQAGTADPLLRRSDRADFQANGILALAKKLKGNPRELAGKVTAALPAGELIKEVEVSGPGFLNITLADRAIVETLAARAADGDRLGVPVNAGAGTTVIDYAQPNVAKEMHVGHLRSAVIGDAMVQILEFTGENVVRRHHIGDWGTQFGMLIQYLFEHPDELKHEGGGADGEAAMSSLNRVYKASRALFDSDEEFKARSRDRVVALQAGDPETLAHWQRFVDESKIYFYSVFDKLDMEIDDPDIVGESGYNDMLEETCRILEETGVAVRSEGALCVFFEDVKGPDGNQVPLIVKKTNGGYGYAATDLSAIRDRVQNLKADTLLYVVDARQSLHFKMVFETARRAGWLNEDVRAHQLAFGTVLGKDGKPFKTREGTTVRLQDLLDEAVERATAVVREKAGKVGLSEEEIVENGRYVGVGAVKYADLSTSAVRDYKFDLDQMVSLNGDTSVYLQYAYARIRSILRKAGDAKPAAHPELELAPAERALGLHLDGFGEVLSEVAAGYEPHKLAAYLYQLASHLTTFYDQCQVLSDENAPEVVENRLFLVELTARTLHQGMRLLGIRTPERL
- a CDS encoding DUF2637 domain-containing protein, with translation MAAMQLTRTHRVLIGVVVAGAVLIAAIGFAGSYAAVRELAEEKGFGQFSLVFPIGIDAGICVLLALDLLLTWMRIPFPMLRQTAWLLTAATIAFNGAAAWPDPLGTGMHAVIPVLFVVAVEAARHAVGRIADITADKHMEGVRITRWLLSPVPTFKLWRRMKLWELRSYEQVIKLEQERLIYQARLQARFGRNWRRKAPIESMMPLRLARYGVPLSETAPAGLAAAGIEPALLPPAPADGVREATVAAGAAGGPQALEAGGKPQLPYAPQQTATPEQPQTVEQPQAVEQPQAVAPEQHQAEQHQTAEQQQAPEQPQVVAPEQHSLHQLPLPQQVQPSPQQQLQQHPQQGHPQQAQQQARQGALDVEGSPWFAPPLAPDAPYEGMYDPAYPGHPDRAPVQVPTGADGRTRPLGNVGTLGGAPLHRSPEQPQEGAAQEELARAQAQAQAQQAYEQARAQAQQPYEQAPAPQREQHSGRQQPQRPDHQRPPEHPQAQAPHPEPQAQQAQQALQAQQAQPQAPGIRVPVDEQGGQDEQDGPVQPYREDGKEAEWAAAEAEFGEKAYEVFVSYTQEHQDYPSVAVLDIVLADGHDVRHPRSGALLRRLLPGFKQRFDTEMSADHIA
- a CDS encoding DUF3558 domain-containing protein; its protein translation is MAYVPGVALLAALVAGCSAGSGSGGTGADSKPGSPTVTAAAPGKYRTLPASCRAVPRATLDDLLPGIAELPEDQQENAYEGTPAVTYDTDRKVGCRWKSDAPDRARSLSLDFERVVSYDPSVSDDDRAREVYGKKEEAAGLASASASGQPSAPADTGSPSSSPSGSSSEESGESGDTGGAQDGEDLRPRLLGGIGDAAFLDDRPARAGSATRHRTVSVVFRTSNVVVTIRYAEQPSAVTEVPDSRELQQKAQALARKLSETLSD
- the lysS gene encoding lysine--tRNA ligase; this translates as MASSQSSTETDWVSRFADDVIAESERRAPGKPVVVASGLSPSGPIHLGNLREVMTPHLVADEIRRRGHTVRHLISWDDYDRYRKVPNGVEGVDGSWAEHIGKPLTSVPAPAGSAYPNWAEHFKAAMTAALDELGVEYDGISQTEQYTAGTYREQILHAMRHRAAIDAVLDRYRTKKDGAAGAKGGGKKPQQKKADEAELEAAEGSGAASEDDGGSGSAGYFPYKPYCGNCEKDLTVVTSYDDDTTELNYTCSACGFAETVRLSEFNRGKLVWKVDWPMRWAYEGVIFEPSGVDHSSPGSSFVVGGQIVREVFDGVQPIGPMYAFVGISGMAKMSSSKGGVPTPADALKIMEAPLLRWLYARRKPNQSFKIAFDQEIQRLYDEWDSLARKVADGTVLPADAAAYSRAVGTAAGELPATPRPLPYRTLASVADITAGAEDQTLRILSELDPENPLASLDEARPRLDRAENWITTQVPADARTIVRQEPDKELLGSLDEKGRESLRLLLDGLDSHWSLDGLTTLVYGVPKVLEGLEPDAKPTPELKAAQRSFFALLYRLLVSRDTGPRLPTLLLAVGADRVRTLLGA
- a CDS encoding DUF3558 domain-containing protein — its product is MHRSAPRLSRILACAAVPVMLVAAGCSSDSDDKKASDSSASASASPTEPAVEPAKFASLPDACTSIGKKTIKSLVPKTKNKGGTAGKSSDTVTRGSCSWNGLDDNGIKGSQYRWLDVGFTRFDSDQALGSGADRATAEYTKQIGKVQATEDAQKVKSAPAAGIGEEATVVTYGLEKTKEDFEYATVVARTGNVVVTLTYNGAGYAGAKTPSASDILKGAQKAAAEAVAAVGADAADTGDSGTASKAPSDEPADGSGEKSTGKADDKADDKS